The DNA sequence TGTCGTGGTTGTTGCTGTGGGAAGTGTCCTGCACGCCGTCGATGGTCAGCGAACCGTTGTCGCTGATCACGCTGGCGTCCTTGCCGCCACGCACCTGGCTGCCGCTGATGCGCACGTCGTCGGCCTTGACCACCAGTTTGCCGGCCGCGTTGATCTTGCTGCCCTGATGCTGGGTCTGGCCCTTGTCGGCGTCGCCGGTCTTGCCGAAGAAACCGCCGCCGACCAGATCGCCGGAATAACGATTGTCGCTGCTGCGATTGGTGCGGGTCGCGGTGGTGATTTCCACCTGTTTGCCGGCCAGTTGCAGATCACCGGCGCTGTTCAGTTCGGCGCCTTCGGAGCGTAACAGTGCGGCGGTTTGCAGGGCGATGTTGCCGGCCTTCAACTGGCTGATGACGCTACGCTGCTCTTCGCTGCTGCTGTCCCAATCGGCCTTCCACAGATGTTTGCGGTGCTTGCCCTGATCGGTCTGGGTGTGGCTTTCAGTGGCGGCGGTCAGGCGCAGGTCGCCGCCGCTTTGCACGCTGAGGTTGTTCTTCGCGTCGACCTTGGCGGCTTTCAGTTCGGTGTCTTTGCCGGACGACAATTGCGCGTCGCGGCTGGCAACGATCTGGCTGCCGTGCTGGCGCGAATCGCTGTCGGTCTTGGTCCGCTCGTAGGTTTCCCATGTGATGCCGATGGTGCTGTTGTTCCAGTTCTCGCGCTGTTCCTGGAGCTTGCGGCTCTCGACGGTGGTCAGGGTCAGGTTGCGTTTGGCCTCGACCTTCACGTCACGACCGCTGACGTCGGTGGCGGCCAGCGTCAGGTCCTTGCCGCTGTGCAGACCGACGTCGCCCTGGCTGCTGCGAATGCCGGCACGGGTCACGTCGAGGCTGTCCGGGATCGCCTGGCCGCTGACGCTCAAATCGCCCGCCGAACGAATCTGCACGCCGTCACGTCCGGCGACTTGCACGGCACCCACTTTCACGCCTGCGCCTTCGGCGGTGCTGACGATGTTGATGCGCCCGGCCTGCATCGCGCCGAACAGGCTGGCGTCGATCCGCTGATCGGTGGTGTTGCCCGCCGGGTCCACGGCTTTCACCTGGCCGCTGGCGTAGTCGATCTGATTGCGCCCGACGGTGAGGTTCAGTTGATCGCGAGCGCTGATTGCGCCCTGGCTGTCGATGCGTGGGGCGATCAGGTTGATCGAACCTTCGCCGTTGCGCAGCCCGCCGCCCTGGATTTGCAACTGGCCGGTGGCGTCACGGGTGCTCAGGGCTTGCAGCTTGCCGTCGTTCAGCTCGGGACGGCCGACCACCAGATTGGCGTTCGGCGTGTTGATGAAACTGCCGCCGTTTACCGAAATGCCGTTCGGGTTGGCGAGCACGTAGTCGGCGGCGCGACCGAAGATTTCCTGGGCGCCGTTGATGGCCGACGGGTTGCGGCTGATCACTTCGTTGAGGATCACGCTCGCGGCCTGACCCTGCAATTGCGGGTTGGCCGCCAGTTGCCCGGCGAGCTGCGATTGCCCGGCCTGAAGGGCGTTGTTCAGGACCAGGCCCTGACGGTCGACGTTGTAGTCGAGGAACTGGTTATGCGACAGACCAGAGCCATTCGGCGCGACGATGTTGACGATCGGGACGCCGCCCTGGGTTTGCAGTTGCGCGGTGCCGCCGGGGCCGGGCGCGACCACCACACCGCCGGCCATGGCGCCCGGCAGGTGAGCGACCAGGAACAGGCTGGCGATGGCCCAGCGCAGTTTGCCCCGTGGGGAAAGATGAAACGCAAAGGTATTCATTGGCATAAAAAACTCTCCATGTAGTGCGGCATCACGTTGCGCGTTGAGTTAAAGGCCACGGCTGTCGCGCTCAGGTCCGATGGCTGTTGTTCACTGACGCTCATATCTGTAATCCGACCCGCATCAGCCAGCTTTCAGGCTCGCGGTGCAGGCCGGTCGGGGTGTTCAGGCTGCGTTGGTAATCGACATCCACTTGCAGGTTTTTCCAGCCCAGATTGAGGCCGATGCTGGCGCCGCTCAGGCGTTGAACCGGGGCGCCGTGATCGGCCTTGATCCAGCCGTGGTCGAGGCCGACGCGCGGGGTGAGCTGCACCGGCAAATCAGTGCGCAGCGGCAGGCGCAAGGTGTTGCGCCAGATCGCGCCGCTGGCGCCGGACGCGCTGCTGACCCGATAACCGCGCACGGCGGAATCGTCGGTGCCGAGCATTTGTTCGATCGCCGGCAACGGATCCGGGCTGTACTGCAAATTGAGCTGGCTCTGCCATTGCCAGGCTTGCGCGCCGAGCTGGCCGTTGCGCCACTGGCTGAGGCCGGCGCGGTATTTGCGAAACTGGGCCTTGGGCAGGTTTTTGACCTGGCGATCGGCATCGTCGTCGGCGCCGAACCCGCTTAAACCCTGGGCGTAATTGACGTCGAGGTTCCACACGGCGCGGTCGAGCCAGAACAGATTGAGCCCGGCTTCGGCCACGGTCAGGGTCGGGCTCTGGATGCCGAGGCGGACGTTTTCCAGATAGCTGTCGACGTCCTTGTGCGCCAGTTGCAGGTTGGCGCTGAGCTGATGGCTCTGGTCGCGCCACAACACGCGGTCGGCGCGCAGGCTGAGCTGATCGGTGATGCCGGTGCTGTGGAAGGTCAGCGTGCTGAGTTTGAACGGCGCACGGTACTCGGCGTGGCTGGCGAAAGTGCTGAACGTCCAGTAACCGTAGGGAATCGCGTAATAGAGGCTGGCGTTGCGGCTGTAGCGGTCGCCCTGATTGAGGGTGTCGCTGGCGCTGAGGCTCAACAGGTCGTTGAGTTCGAGCGGGCTGTCGAGGGTCAGGCTCAGCGTGTCACGATCACGGCCGGTGCTGGCGCTGCCGAGGTTGTCGAAACCGGCACCCAGGGTCCAGCGTGACTGCCCGGAGGTGCGCGAACGCAAGATGATTTTTGACGCACCGGGCTGACTGCCGGGGGCGATGTCGGCGGTCAGATCGAGCGAACGCAGACGGTTCAACTGATCCAGCCCCTGCTCCAGATCCCGCAGATTCAGCGGCTTGCCGAGCATGCCCGGGAATGCGCCGCCGAGGGCCACGGGCAGGCTCTGGTCGGCCAGTTCGATGGACTCGAGGTAGCCTTCGTCGATCAGGATATCCAGCGATTGCCCCGCCGCCGGCGCACTGCTCAGGTACGGGCGGCTGGCGATGTAGCCCTTCTCCACGTACAGCGCGGTGATGGTCGCCAGCAAATGGTTGATCTGGCCGACGCCCATGCACGGCGCCAGCAACGGTTTGATCCGGGCGTTGAGTTTGTCTTTATCGATCAGCGTTACGCCGCCGATGCGCGTACCGCTCAGAGGCCAGCAACGTTCGTCGGGTTTGATCGATTCAGGAATGGCCGGGGTGGCAGGCGTCGGGCCGAACGCGCCGCGCTCCAGTTGCCGCTTGCGCTGTTCGAGTTGCAGTTGTTGCAGATCACGCTGTTGCAGTTGTTGCTGGCGCAGCACTTCCTGGCCAGGGGCTGGAGTTTCGGCGGCAAGAACGCTGGGCGCACACACACTCAACAACAAGGCCGAAAACAGCGGGCGAGGCAGGAAACGACTACGGGAAACAGCGCAAAGCGAATACGGCACTCAACATCCTTGCAATCAACTGGCGTAATGCCACCCCATCAATTGCGGTGATAGTCAGAGCCTTCCCACACAAATGCAAGACGCTTCCTACAGCGCTTACATTTCTTAAACAAATGATCAGCTTTTTCTTTCAACAACCTTCATCTGACGACCGGCGATAAAAATCAATTGCCACAAAATATTACTCACGTCATATTACGCCCGTAATAACCACTTCGCTTTCCCAGGTATTACGCCATGACCAGCATGCCCACCGTAGAACCCGATCTCGCCGTTCCGGTCAGCACTCCCAAGCCTCCCCTGCTCAAACGCCTTCTGGTGCCCACTGTCGGCTTGGCCGCGCTGGTGATTGCCGGGTTGTACGCGGTGCATTGGTGGGGCGCCGGGCGATTTCTTGAAGAGACCGACGATGCCTACATTGGCGGCGATGTCACGGTGATCGGGCCGAAAGTCGCTGGTTACATCGAGGAAGTGCTGGTCAGCGACAACCAGAAGGTGAAGGCCGGCGACGTGCTGATCCGCCTCGATGCCCGCGACTACCACGCCAATCTGGCCAAGGCCGAAGGCGCGGTTGCCGCCGAGGAAGCGCTGCTGGCCAACCTCGATGCCACCGAGCAACTGCAGCAAGCGGTGATCGGTCAGGCCCGCGCCGGCATTGATGCCGCCAGTGCCGAAACCGCCCGCTCGCGAGATGACAACGCGCGCTACAAACGCCTGGTGACCACCAATGCAGTCTCGGTGGAAAGCGCTCAACGGGCCGACGCCACCTTCAAGACCGCGCAAGCCTTGAGCGCCAAAGCCCAGGCCGAATTGCTGGCCGCGCAACGCCAACTCACCGTGATCGAAACCCAGAAACAACAGGCCCGCGCCGCCCTTCAGCAAGCCCGGGCCGAGCGTGATCTGGCGCAACTCAACCTCGGCTACACCGAACTGCGCGCCCCGGTCGACGGCGTGATCGGCAACCGCCGCGCGCGGGTTGGCGCCTATGCGCAGGCCGGTTCGCAGCAACTGTCGGTGGTGCCGGCCAGCGGTCTGTGGGTCGATGCCAATTTCAAGGAAGACCAACTGGCGCGGATGAAACCCGGCCAGCGCGTGAGCATCCGCGCTGACGTGTTATCCGGCCAGGAATTCCACGGCCGCCTCGACAGCCTCGCCCCGGCCACCGGTTCGCAATTCAGCGTGCTGCCGCCGGAAAACGCCACCGGCAACTTCACCAAAATCGTCCAGCGTGTACCGGTACGGATCCTGCTCGACCCCGCCGACGGCGTGCTCGGCCACCTGCGCCCGGGCCTGTCGGTGACCGCTGAAGTCGACACCCGCGCCCAGCCTGAAACCACCGCCGTGGCCAGCGCGCCATGAGCACCGCCCTCACCGCCTCCACGCAGCCATTCAATGCGGCAGAGATGGCGACGGCGACCAAGGTGTTCGCCTTCGCCACGATGTGCATCGGCATGTTCATCGCGTTGCTGGACATCCAGATCGTCTCGGCCTCGTTGCGCGATATCGGCGGCGGGTTGTCCGCCGGCACCGATGAAACCGCGTGGGTGCAGACCAGTTACCTGATCGCCGAAATCATCGTGATTCCGCTGTCGGGCTGGCTGTCGCGGGTGTTCTCCACGCGCTGGCTGTTCTGCGCTTCAGCGGTCGGCTTCACCCTCGCCAGCCTGCTCTGCGGCATCGCCTGGAACATCCAGAGCATGATCACCTTTCGCGCGCTGCAAGGATTTCTCGGCGGGTCGATGATTCCGCTGGTATTTACCACGGCGTTCTTTTTCTTCACCGGCAAACAACGGGTAATCGCCGCCGCAACCATTGGCGCCGTGGCGTCGCTGGCACCGACATTGGGCCCGGTGATCGGTGGCTGGATCACCGACATTTCGTCCTGGCACTGGCTGTTCTACATCAATCTGGTGCCGGGGATTTTCGTCGCCGTGGCGGTGCCGATGCTGGTCAAAATCGACCAGCCGGAACTGTCGCTGCTCAAGGGCGCGGACTATTTGAGCATGGTGTTTCTGGCCCTGTTTCTCGGCTGCCTGGAATACACCCTCGAAGAAGGCCCGCGCTGGAACTGGTTCAGCGATCAAACGATTCTGACCACCGCGTGGATCAGTGGCCTCGCCGGGCTGGCCTTCATCGGCCGCACGTTGCACGTGGCCAATCCGATCGTAGACCTGCGCGCGCTCAAGGATCGCAACTTCGCCCTCGGCTGCTTCTTTTCCTTCGTCACCGGGATCGGCCTGTTCGCGACGATTTACCTGACGCCGCTGTTTCTCGGCCGGGTTCGCGGTTATGGAGCGCTGGACATTGGTCTGGCGGTTTTCTCCACCGGGGTGTTCCAGATCATGGCGATTCCGCTGTACGCCTTTCTCGCCAACCGCGTCGATCTGCGCTGGATCATGATGGCGGGCCTGGCGTTGTTCGCCGTGTCGATGTGGGAGTTCAGTCCGATCACCCACGACTGGGGCGCCGGAGAATTGATGCTGCCGCAAGCCCTGCGCGGGATTGCCCAGCAACTGGCGGTGCCACCGGCGGTGACATTGACGTTGGGAGGGCTTGCACCGGCGCGGCTGAAACATGCCTCGGGCCTGTTCAACCTGATGCGCAATCTCGGCGGTGCAATCGGGATTGCCGCGTGCGCGACCATTCTCAACGACCGCACCAACCTGCACTTCACCCGGTTGGCGGAGCATCTGAACAGCAGCAACGAAGCGGTGAATCAGTGGCTGGCCCAGGTCGGCGGCAACTTTGCCGCGCTGGGTCAGAGCGGCGATGTCGGCCTCACCGCCAGCCTGCGTCAGCTATGGCTGCTGACCTACCGTGAAGCGCAGACGCAAACCTACGGCGACACGTTCCTGATGATCATGGTGTGCTTCGGCATCGCAACGGCGATGGTGCCCTTGATGCGCAAGGTGCAACCACCGGCCGCGCCGAGTGCCGATGCACATTGATCGATCAGGCCTGTGGGGTTTTACGGAAGCCCACCGCCAGACGGTTCCAGCTGTTGATGGTGCTGATCGCGACGCTCAGGTCGACCATTTCTTTGGGCGAGAACTGGGCGGCGACCGCTTCGTAGTCTTCGTCCGGGGCGTGGGTCAGACTCAACTGGGTCAGGGTTTCAGTCCACAGCAGCGCGGCGCGTTCACGTTCGGTGAAGAACGGCGCTTCACGCCACGCCGTCACGGCGAACAACCGGCGCGGGGTTTCGCCGCCCTTGATTGCGTCGGCGGTGTGCATGTCGATGCAAAACGCGCAGCCATTGATCTGAGAAGCGCGCAGCTTGACCAGTTCGATCAGGGTCTTTTCCAGCGGCAGTTTCGAGACGGCGGTTTCCAGGGCAATCATCGCTTTCAGGGCATCTGGGGACGCGGTGTAGAAATCGATACGAGGTTTCATGGCGACTCTCCGGGGCAGTTGAATGTGTGGCTACGTTAGTCCCGGCACCGGGCCAGGCAAATAGCCAATCTCCCGGAAGACGGGTAGGCCACTCCTCTGGCGTCAGAAAAGAAAGTGTAGAAGGGCAATTGCCAGCGCTCGTTCT is a window from the Pseudomonas gozinkensis genome containing:
- a CDS encoding ShlB/FhaC/HecB family hemolysin secretion/activation protein, producing MPYSLCAVSRSRFLPRPLFSALLLSVCAPSVLAAETPAPGQEVLRQQQLQQRDLQQLQLEQRKRQLERGAFGPTPATPAIPESIKPDERCWPLSGTRIGGVTLIDKDKLNARIKPLLAPCMGVGQINHLLATITALYVEKGYIASRPYLSSAPAAGQSLDILIDEGYLESIELADQSLPVALGGAFPGMLGKPLNLRDLEQGLDQLNRLRSLDLTADIAPGSQPGASKIILRSRTSGQSRWTLGAGFDNLGSASTGRDRDTLSLTLDSPLELNDLLSLSASDTLNQGDRYSRNASLYYAIPYGYWTFSTFASHAEYRAPFKLSTLTFHSTGITDQLSLRADRVLWRDQSHQLSANLQLAHKDVDSYLENVRLGIQSPTLTVAEAGLNLFWLDRAVWNLDVNYAQGLSGFGADDDADRQVKNLPKAQFRKYRAGLSQWRNGQLGAQAWQWQSQLNLQYSPDPLPAIEQMLGTDDSAVRGYRVSSASGASGAIWRNTLRLPLRTDLPVQLTPRVGLDHGWIKADHGAPVQRLSGASIGLNLGWKNLQVDVDYQRSLNTPTGLHREPESWLMRVGLQI
- a CDS encoding HlyD family secretion protein, with protein sequence MTSMPTVEPDLAVPVSTPKPPLLKRLLVPTVGLAALVIAGLYAVHWWGAGRFLEETDDAYIGGDVTVIGPKVAGYIEEVLVSDNQKVKAGDVLIRLDARDYHANLAKAEGAVAAEEALLANLDATEQLQQAVIGQARAGIDAASAETARSRDDNARYKRLVTTNAVSVESAQRADATFKTAQALSAKAQAELLAAQRQLTVIETQKQQARAALQQARAERDLAQLNLGYTELRAPVDGVIGNRRARVGAYAQAGSQQLSVVPASGLWVDANFKEDQLARMKPGQRVSIRADVLSGQEFHGRLDSLAPATGSQFSVLPPENATGNFTKIVQRVPVRILLDPADGVLGHLRPGLSVTAEVDTRAQPETTAVASAP
- a CDS encoding DHA2 family efflux MFS transporter permease subunit, which encodes MSTALTASTQPFNAAEMATATKVFAFATMCIGMFIALLDIQIVSASLRDIGGGLSAGTDETAWVQTSYLIAEIIVIPLSGWLSRVFSTRWLFCASAVGFTLASLLCGIAWNIQSMITFRALQGFLGGSMIPLVFTTAFFFFTGKQRVIAAATIGAVASLAPTLGPVIGGWITDISSWHWLFYINLVPGIFVAVAVPMLVKIDQPELSLLKGADYLSMVFLALFLGCLEYTLEEGPRWNWFSDQTILTTAWISGLAGLAFIGRTLHVANPIVDLRALKDRNFALGCFFSFVTGIGLFATIYLTPLFLGRVRGYGALDIGLAVFSTGVFQIMAIPLYAFLANRVDLRWIMMAGLALFAVSMWEFSPITHDWGAGELMLPQALRGIAQQLAVPPAVTLTLGGLAPARLKHASGLFNLMRNLGGAIGIAACATILNDRTNLHFTRLAEHLNSSNEAVNQWLAQVGGNFAALGQSGDVGLTASLRQLWLLTYREAQTQTYGDTFLMIMVCFGIATAMVPLMRKVQPPAAPSADAH
- a CDS encoding carboxymuconolactone decarboxylase family protein, translated to MKPRIDFYTASPDALKAMIALETAVSKLPLEKTLIELVKLRASQINGCAFCIDMHTADAIKGGETPRRLFAVTAWREAPFFTERERAALLWTETLTQLSLTHAPDEDYEAVAAQFSPKEMVDLSVAISTINSWNRLAVGFRKTPQA